A single window of Streptomyces xanthii DNA harbors:
- a CDS encoding alpha/beta hydrolase, translating to MTNAYGEEIPAPGEGSLHLLRAGTGSPVVLLHGAGMDARLWDAVAPELARHHHVIRYDARGLGRSTPPTTWFSDVTDLSAVLDHCGVERAALVGLSMGGETALDFTLTHPDRVTSLALVASSLGGHIWPDTPDTAAYGAARRSGDAAELAALELSVWAALGREAPGGALIERMVTENAERRLVSEAWLTGTPGHDAASRLAEIDAPALVLHGTHDHPEIAVIADRLTKGIRDAHGETLRAADHYLPLRVPARLAALLLAHLAGPPEGQPGHRR from the coding sequence ATGACGAACGCGTACGGGGAAGAGATACCGGCACCGGGCGAGGGCAGCCTCCACCTCCTGCGGGCCGGCACCGGCTCGCCGGTGGTGCTGCTCCACGGCGCCGGAATGGACGCGCGGCTGTGGGACGCCGTCGCCCCTGAACTGGCCCGGCACCACCACGTCATCCGCTACGACGCGCGCGGCCTGGGCCGCTCCACACCGCCGACGACCTGGTTCAGCGACGTCACGGACCTGAGCGCCGTGCTCGACCACTGCGGCGTCGAACGCGCGGCGCTGGTCGGCCTGAGCATGGGCGGCGAGACCGCCCTGGACTTCACCCTCACCCACCCCGACCGGGTCACGTCCCTGGCCCTGGTCGCGTCCTCGCTCGGCGGCCACATCTGGCCCGACACCCCGGACACGGCCGCCTACGGCGCGGCCCGGCGCTCGGGCGACGCGGCCGAACTGGCCGCGCTGGAACTCTCGGTGTGGGCGGCGCTGGGACGGGAGGCGCCCGGGGGAGCGCTCATCGAGCGGATGGTGACGGAGAACGCGGAGCGACGGCTCGTCAGCGAGGCCTGGCTGACGGGCACCCCAGGCCACGACGCCGCGTCCCGCCTCGCGGAGATCGACGCCCCGGCCCTGGTGCTGCACGGCACCCACGACCACCCGGAGATCGCGGTCATCGCCGACCGCCTGACCAAGGGCATCCGGGACGCGCACGGCGAGACCCTGCGCGCCGCCGACCACTATCTGCCGCTCCGGGTGCCGGCCCGGCTGGCCGCACTGCTGCTGGC